One Silene latifolia isolate original U9 population chromosome 4, ASM4854445v1, whole genome shotgun sequence DNA segment encodes these proteins:
- the LOC141652663 gene encoding jasmonate-induced protein homolog: MASAQVELKDQLQNGTTATLNNHTVATMQLIRSHTWSGNFTSLPKTITSHGGVARIDHLKGSQGSKAGVSYSITSAAGAPYSVILAWNAPTNFNPTTSPNRLFGICGPKATIDALSWDNIGQQLDRAGSSVVINDEASKISVHSTIITNPKTNMANVPTNFLLMP; encoded by the exons ATGGCATCAGCACAAGTAGAGTTGAAAGATCAGCTTCAGAATGGAACCACAGCAACCCTGAACAACCATACAGTGGCTACCATGCAGCTCATAAGATCTCACACTTGGTCTGGTAATTTCACCTCACTACCTAAAACTATTACGAGCCACGGTGGTGTGGCTCGTATTGACCATCTCAAGGGTAGCCAAGGCTCTAAGGCTGGTGTGTCTTATAGTATCACTAGTGCTGCCGGTGCTCCTTACTCCGTCATCCTAGCTTGGAATGCACCCACCAACTTCAACCCCACCACCTCTCCCAATagg CTATTCGGAATTTGTGGGCCTAAGGCTACCATTGATGCTCTGAGTTGGGATAACATAGGACAACAATTGGATAGGGCTGGATCTTCTGTTGTAATCAACGACGAGGCGTCAAAGATTAGTGTGCACTCCACCATCATTACCAATCCTAAGACCAACATGGCTAATGTTCCAACTAATTTCCTACTTATGCCCTAA
- the LOC141652659 gene encoding uncharacterized protein LOC141652659 isoform X2, translated as MASAQVELNDQLQNGTSGTLTNQTVADMQLLRSYSWDGIFVGLPPANISGHGGVARFIHIQGNQGSKAVVIYTITTATGQPGAVILGWNAPVNFNPSTSPNKVFGAVGPKPAIDNMTWDQIQELVDKAGSSIVIEDGICMHATILNNPAAEMADLLANFSMCPKP; from the exons ATGGCATCAGCACAGGTAGAGTTGAATGATCAGCTTCAGAATGGTACCTCAGGAACTCTGACCAACCAAACTGTGGCTGACATGCAGCTCCTCAGATCTTACTCTTGGGATGGTATCTTCGTCGGACTACCACCTGCAAATATCTCGGGCCATGGTGGCGTGGCTCGTTTTATCCATATTCAGGGTAACCAAGGCTCCAAGGCTGTAGTGATTTATACTATCACTACTGCCACCGGTCAACCTGGTGCCGTCATCCTGGGTTGGAACGCACCCGTCAATTTCAACCCCTCCACCTCTCCCAATAAG GTTTTTGGAGCTGTCGGCCCTAAGCCTGCCATTGATAATATGACTTGGGATCAGATTCAAGAGCTGGTGGATAAGGCTGGGTCTTCTATTGTCATCGAAGACGGGATTTGTATGCACGCCACCATCCTTAACAATCCCGCTGCCGAAATGGCTGATCTTCTGGCCAATTTCAGCATGTGCCCTAAACCATGA
- the LOC141652659 gene encoding uncharacterized protein LOC141652659 isoform X1 has product MLNVTQAGVRYYINAIQQAILVHNTILSNNQLIILLLSLQIFCFSSNQEMASAQVVLNDQLQKGTSGTLNNQTVETMHLIRAHSWDGRFAGVIPQIISSDGGVARFTHLKGNQGSKAAMVYAFTTATGVPVAAILGWSAPADFNPSTSPNKVFGAVGPKPAIDNMTWDQIQELVDKAGSSIVIEDGICMHATILNNPAAEMADLLANFSMCPKP; this is encoded by the exons ATGTTGAATGTAACACAGGCCGGGGTACGGTACTATATAAACGCTATTCAGCAAGCAATTTTAGTGCATAACACCATCTTGAGCaataatcaattaatcattctTCTTTTATCACTACAAATCTTTTGTTTCTCCAG CAATCAAGAGATGGCATCAGCACAAGTAGTGTTGAATGATCAGTTACAGAAAGGCACCTCAGGCACTCTGAACAACCAAACTGTGGAAACCATGCACCTCATCAGAGCTCACTCTTGGGATGGTAGATTTGCCGGCGTGATACCTCAAATTATCTCGAGCGATGGTGGCGTGGCTCGTTTTACCCATCTCAAGGGTAACCAAGGCTCCAAGGCCGCTATGGTATATGCTTTCACTACAGCTACCGGTGTTCCTGTTGCTGCCATCTTGGGTTGGAGCGCACCCGCCGACTTCAACCCCTCCACTTCTCCCAATAag GTTTTTGGAGCTGTCGGCCCTAAGCCTGCCATTGATAATATGACTTGGGATCAGATTCAAGAGCTGGTGGATAAGGCTGGGTCTTCTATTGTCATCGAAGACGGGATTTGTATGCACGCCACCATCCTTAACAATCCCGCTGCCGAAATGGCTGATCTTCTGGCCAATTTCAGCATGTGCCCTAAACCATGA